The region CAGAACAGTGCCTTGTATGACAGCATGACGGTGTATGAGAATCTGGAGTTTCCGCTCATACGCCATGCAAAAGACATGGGCAAGAGCGAGCGCGACAAGCGGATACAGTTCATACTCGACGGTGTGGGCCTGCTGCAGACCATCAACCAGATGCCCTCAGAGCTTTCCGGCGGTCAGCGCAAGCGCATCGGCATCGCGCGCACACTTATACTCAAGCCGGAGATAATGCTTTACGATGAGCCTACAGCCGGCCTGGACCCTATTACCTGCATAGAGATCAATGCGCTGATTAACGACGTGCAGGAGAGGTTCAATACCTCGGCCATCATTATTACCCACGACCTGACCTGCGCCCGATCCGTTGGCGACCGCATGGTGATGCTGCTAGAGGGGCAGTTCCAGCGGCAGGGTACGTTCGAGGAGGTGTTTAACACGGATGATGAGCGGGTTAAGATGTTTTACGATTACAACTTTGTATACTAACGTATGAATTCGGCAGAAAATAAGCGATCCATCATGGTCGGGATCTTTGTCCTGATTGCCATCGTGATCTTTGTGATAGGTATCCTGACGCTGGGCGGCCAGCAGAAAAGGTTTATCGAGAGCATCTCAGTAAGTACTTTCTTTGATGATGTGGAGGGCCTGAAGGTGGGCAACAATGTCTGGTTCTCGGGCGTGAAGATCGGTACGGTAAAGGAGATCAGGTTGTATGGCGAGTCGCAGGTGCAGGTGCTGATGAACCTCGAGCAGTCGGCGCAGAAGTACATCCGCCAGAACTCAAAGGCCCGTATCAGCTCCGAGAGTCTCATTGGCAACAAGATCATCGAGATCTTTGGCGGCACACCGGCCGCGGGGCCGGTACAGGACGGCGATGTGCTGGCATCCGAAGCGAACCTGAACACCGACGACATCATGAAGACGCTGCAGGAGAATAACAAGAACCTGGCAAATATTACCAGCAACTTCAGTGTGATCAGCGACAAGCTGGTGCGGGGCGAGGGCACTGTGGGCACGCTCCTTAACGACACTACGCTGGCAGAAGATTTTAAGAGTATGGTGGCCAGCCTGGAGAATACCTCCCAGAATGCCGTGCGCGCCTCCCGCGACCTGAGCCGCTTCACCAGCAAACTAAACACCCAAGGCAGCCTTGCAAACGAGCTACTGACGGATACCACTGTTTTTGGCAGGCTGGAGAGCGCAATGGCGGAGCTGGAAAAGGCCACGCAGTCGGCCACGCAGATGGCGCAGAACCTGGAGCAGGCCAGTGGCAAGTTTAACAACGATAACAGCGCCGTGGGGGTGCTGCTCAACGACCCGAAATTCGCCCGCCAATTGCAGAGTACGATGCAGAACCTGGAGACCAGCACCGAGAAACTGGATGCCAATATGGAGGCTCTGCAGAGCAATTTCCTGCTCAGAGGCTATTTCCGGAAGAAGGATAAAGAGCAGCGCAAAGCAGAAGAGGAGGCGCAGGAACAGCAAGCTGAGCAGGAGCAGCAGCAGCAAACCGAGCAGCAGCCTGTTAAAGAATAGAAATAGCACGTATAAAAGCCGGCATTTGCTGGCTTTTATACTTAAATACCAGAATAGACGAAACACTATTCAACTCTCTAACTCTCTAACTCTCTAACTCCCAAACTCTCTAACTCCCAAACTCCCTATGTCTCCCTACGAAGCTCAGGCCATGTATGAACTACAGCGGTGGCAGCACGAAATGCTGCGCGACCCAAGTATGTTTAATGCGCTTGCCCGCAGGGCGCAGGTGAAGCTCAACAGTTTCATACCGGAGAAGGTGCACCGGGCCATCACCACGGCCATGAAACAGATGATCCGGGGGGTACTGTTTGGGGCTGGGTACGTTTCGCAAAAACCCCTGGAGCAGGTGCCGCTGGAGGTGCGGGAGGGGCAGGTGCGGGGGCAGATAAAGTATTACCAGCAGGCCGCCGCGGCCGAGGGTGGCGTGACAGGGGCAGGCGGTATTCTGCTCGGTCTGGTAGATTTTCCGCTGTTGCTAGGGCTGAAGCTGAAGCTGCTCTATGATGTTGCCGCGCTGTATGGCTATGATATAAAGGACTACCGCGAACGTGTATACCTGCTGCACGTTTTTGAGTTGGCCTTTAGCTCGCAGGAGCACCGCCGGAATGTTTACCTGTACCTGGCCGACTGGGAATCGCAGAAGCTGCTGCTGCCCGAGGATATCAATGCCTTTGATTGGCGCAGCCTGCAGCAGGAGTACCGCGACTACATCGACCTGGCAAAAATGGCGCAGATGATTCCCATTATCGGGGCGCCGATCGGAGCAGTGGTAAACTACCGCCTTATTAGCAGGCTGGGCGAGACGGCCATGAATGCTTACCGCCTGCGCTGGAAGGAACAGGGGCTGTTGCAGCATTAGGGGTAATACTTATAGCAGAAGGGCCGGCAATCAATGCCGGCCCTTCCTGATTTTATACTTGCTGCACCAGTTAGTGCACATAAAGCTTAAACGTGAGCAAGCCACGATCCGTGTGCAGGTGGACCAGGTAAATGCCACTTTGAGATTTGCGCAGCTGTACCTGTAGCAGATCCGGCCGCGGCGTAGTTATACGTTGCTCCAGTACCAGTTGGCCCAGGCTGCTGTATACCTGCAGTTGCTGCACCTCAAAATCGGCCCGGTGCAGGTCTAGCTTAAAGCTGCCGCTGCTGGGGTTAGGGGAGATAACGACAGACTCAGGCAGGGTAAGATCTTCCACCACAAAATTAGCAGTGCTATAGGCTTTCCCGCCGTATCCTGTTATTTGTACCTTGCCGGTGGTGGCGCCGCGCGGTACCTTTACCTTATACCTGTCACCGGTGGCTTCCAGTACCAGCGCTTCCTGTCCGTTGAACGCGATCTTGTCCTGCAGCCCCATTATACCGAAGTGCTGACCGCTGATCTCCACCACCGTGCCCACGCTTCCCTGTGCCGGCTGCATGGCCGTGAACCTTGGCCCCGGAATCACCTCAAACTGAGCGAATGCTGGGCCACCAGGTGTCTCCACGATGAGAATGTTAGATTCGGCCTGCTCCGGCACCCGCACCACCAAGTGTTGCGGGCTTGCCTCCAGAACCTGGGCCTTCACTAACCCAAAAAGCACGTTGATCCGGGCCTTATCCGCTGTAAAGTTCTCGCCTGCGATGGTGAAGGTGCTCCCCACTATCCCGCGCTCTTCGCTCAGGCTGCTGATAACGGGCCTGTACCAGACAGTATAGGAGGAGGTGCTTTCTACATTACCCCCTTTGGTAAGGATGGTGAAGGCGCTTGTCGCGGCTCCGGCAGGTACCTTTACTGACACCAGGTTGCCAGTGTGGTGGACGATCTCGCAGTTGAGGTTGCCCAGTTTTACAGTTTCAATCAGCTCCGGTTGCAGGTGCTGCCCGTGCAGGTTTACGATATTGCCTACCATACCCTCTGCCGGGCTGAAGGAGCTGAGCACCGGCGGCTGGTATACTTCAAAGGTTTCTGTTGCCGTAACGCCTCCATCCGGAGTAATGACTTTCAGGGCACCCGTAGCCGCGCCTTCCGGCACCCGCACGCGCAGCTCAGAGTTGGTAGCACTGACAACGGACGCGGCTTTCCCGCTCAGGTATACTTTGTTGTCCGCCGCGATGCCTGCGAATCGATCCCCACGAATCGTTACTTCCGTACCATACTTGCCCGCAGCAGGTTCAAAAGCCGCGATGGCTGGTGTTGCCAGCACATCCTCCAGGTTTACCCGCACCGCCTCGTCCACCACCGGCGGCATGTCGTAGATGCGGTTGACGGTGACGTTGGTGCGCACAGGGGAGTTATAATCGAAGAAGATGTCGGCAAAGTTCTCCACGGTGGTTTTCTCCGGCAGGTCGGCCTTCGGCTTGATGCTGAACTGGATGTAGCCGTGGCTGCCTGGCTCGTTGGCGTTGCTGTCGGGCAGCATGATGTTGTCGAAGGTCCAGGTGAGCACGGGCAGGCCCTTGCCGCTTACTTCCAGGCGGTGGGTATGCGAGGCGGCCCCGACCTGCAGCGTGCTCAGGTCCAGATGCTCAGAGAGCGTGTCTACTACCACCACCCGGTAGGCCACGTCGGTGCCGGTGTTCTGGAAGCGGATCTTATACTTGAGCGCGGTGTTGGTGGGGGTATAGTTTTCTTCCGTTCTGCCCACCGGCGTCACCAGCTTGTCGTTCGGGTCGAAAGAGTCCGTAATCAGCACGCACTCTTCTGACACCTCAGCTTCCTCGTCATCTGTCGGCATCAGGTTCACCAGGCCGGAGCTCACGGTGGTTCCGGCGTTGGCATCGGTACAGGCCTCCACCGTTACGCTGGCTAGTTTGTTGTCGCCGTTGCCTTCCGGCTGGTCTGCCTCCAAGCGCCAGGTATAGCCCATGGTGGGCACCCAGAGCACCATGCTATCGCCGGCAGCCAGGCGGAACTGCTCTTTGGAGGCCAGCCTGCCATCGGCAAACTTGCGGAACAGCTCGTGCTGCTCCATGTCGGCCGTGCCAGAGTTCCTGATCACGAAACGAATCCTGCCCGACTCTGCGTCGCAGCGGCCCGTGATGGTAACAGTAGGAACCGGTTTGGCTGTCGCGTTATTTGAAGGCGTGATCCAGGTACGAGTGCAGACAGTGCGGCCGCGCACCGACTCGTCTCCGCAGGTTACGATGTCTTGTATGGTGATAGCGCCTTGCTGCCCTGCCGCCAGATCGCCCACGGCAAATTCATAGGTCCCATTGGGCAGGCGGGTATACGCTTTATCTGCGGAGAGCAGTTCCACCTCGGCCGGCAGTTGCACGTATACTTTGGCATCGGGTGCCGTGGCAAAACCGGAGTTTACATACCGCACAGTGGTGGTACTTTCGAAACAGCGCCGGCGGCGGGTAGAGGAAACGCTGACAGAGAGGTGGGGGGAGAGGGTGACTTGGTTGGCGAAGTTTACTGTAGCCACGGCATCTTCTGTTGCTGATAAGTCTACAGTATAGTTTCCTGTATCTGGGGGGCAGACTTGTCGAATATGTTTGCCATACTGCTCTGTTGTAATCTGGCTTACAGTATATGTTCCAGGCCTAACCTCTATATTGAACTGTCCATAGCTGTTGGTTCGCCCATAATAGGGGCCCGGCGTAGCCATTACCAGGACATTTTCTATGCCTGTGTCTCCTTCATCCTGTACACAATTCAAATTGCCGTCGGCGTAGATAGTGCCGGTTATGCGGCTGGGCGTTGAAGGTGCGTCATCGTTCTGGTACACCAGGATGTTGTCAAAATGGCTAAAACCCTTTAAGGCAAACCAAATAGTACTCCCGTCTTTGCTTACCTTCAAGTCATAATAGCCTGGATTTCCTTCAAGCCTGTATCTATTATGAATCAAGGCTATTAACTCTCCGGATTGGCTGTATTTCTTTATTACTACCTTGTCATTTACCCTGCCCGCTACATAAATAAAACCCAGCCCATCAATTGTTATTAAAGCAGAACCTGATTGATAATTTGTGCTAGGTGTAAAAGCTTCAAACTGTGCCACCAGAGCACCTGTTTGGTCATGCTTCTTTACCTGATGGTCCCGAACGAAATAGAAAAAGCCAAAGGTATCGAATCTAATATTCATTCCGGGATAGATAGCGTCTTGCAGGTCGAAGACGAAATCACTAATTAGATCTCCCGAAGGACTATACTTGAGGCAGCGCTTTTCTTTTATAAGGTACATGTTATCAGCGTGGTCGAACAGGATAGTGCTCGGGTAAAAGCGCCCACCCTCTGGAAGCGAGGACTGCTTCAATAAGCTGGTAACATACTTTCCCTGGGGCGAAAATTTATGGACTACTCCTTTTTCATCGTCTGCTAAGACATAAACGGCTCCCTGGCTGTCAAATGCAAAATCCCTGACCTTGTAGATGAAATAATCTAATTCACCGGTTCCCCCGAAGGTACGAATGTGGTTACCGTTGCTGTCAAAGAAGCTGATCTTGCCCTCTTCATGGGTGTAATAGTTTCCCGCACCATCGAACCGCATTGGATAATTAAGGGAAACACTACTCTTGTTGTCAGCCCCTGCGTTACCGAATGTAAGTACAAAATCGAAATCAGGTGAAAGTTTATGAATTTTGCCTTTCAGGCTCCATGAGGTAAACTCCATCACCCAAAGGTTGTTGTCAGGATCAGTAGCCAATCGCGTT is a window of Pontibacter kalidii DNA encoding:
- a CDS encoding EcsC family protein, which produces MSPYEAQAMYELQRWQHEMLRDPSMFNALARRAQVKLNSFIPEKVHRAITTAMKQMIRGVLFGAGYVSQKPLEQVPLEVREGQVRGQIKYYQQAAAAEGGVTGAGGILLGLVDFPLLLGLKLKLLYDVAALYGYDIKDYRERVYLLHVFELAFSSQEHRRNVYLYLADWESQKLLLPEDINAFDWRSLQQEYRDYIDLAKMAQMIPIIGAPIGAVVNYRLISRLGETAMNAYRLRWKEQGLLQH
- a CDS encoding MlaD family protein, with translation MNSAENKRSIMVGIFVLIAIVIFVIGILTLGGQQKRFIESISVSTFFDDVEGLKVGNNVWFSGVKIGTVKEIRLYGESQVQVLMNLEQSAQKYIRQNSKARISSESLIGNKIIEIFGGTPAAGPVQDGDVLASEANLNTDDIMKTLQENNKNLANITSNFSVISDKLVRGEGTVGTLLNDTTLAEDFKSMVASLENTSQNAVRASRDLSRFTSKLNTQGSLANELLTDTTVFGRLESAMAELEKATQSATQMAQNLEQASGKFNNDNSAVGVLLNDPKFARQLQSTMQNLETSTEKLDANMEALQSNFLLRGYFRKKDKEQRKAEEEAQEQQAEQEQQQQTEQQPVKE
- a CDS encoding DUF7619 domain-containing protein; the encoded protein is MRTALLLILLTFIFTPSSRAQANLQQEYTRTKLKGLTLQNPLDFDIGPDRKLYVLDHSNVKVFSPEGELLKELFLDDDTFAGFGIATDKQGHFFVSRRGGKVCKYTTEGELVMCFGSEGNAPGQFKLPRGLDIDNEGNIYVADPDNYRVQKFDSQGNVLQVYDSLETSPGHYMEPYQVKIDANNSLNIVGVHWMKRVKQDGTPELLISGGFIEDVAFDAANNFYLTAAPIPDGQYITKHSYNGDTLATYLDEGTEEGKLSGLQTRLATDPDNNLWVMEFTSWSLKGKIHKLSPDFDFVLTFGNAGADNKSSVSLNYPMRFDGAGNYYTHEEGKISFFDSNGNHIRTFGGTGELDYFIYKVRDFAFDSQGAVYVLADDEKGVVHKFSPQGKYVTSLLKQSSLPEGGRFYPSTILFDHADNMYLIKEKRCLKYSPSGDLISDFVFDLQDAIYPGMNIRFDTFGFFYFVRDHQVKKHDQTGALVAQFEAFTPSTNYQSGSALITIDGLGFIYVAGRVNDKVVIKKYSQSGELIALIHNRYRLEGNPGYYDLKVSKDGSTIWFALKGFSHFDNILVYQNDDAPSTPSRITGTIYADGNLNCVQDEGDTGIENVLVMATPGPYYGRTNSYGQFNIEVRPGTYTVSQITTEQYGKHIRQVCPPDTGNYTVDLSATEDAVATVNFANQVTLSPHLSVSVSSTRRRRCFESTTTVRYVNSGFATAPDAKVYVQLPAEVELLSADKAYTRLPNGTYEFAVGDLAAGQQGAITIQDIVTCGDESVRGRTVCTRTWITPSNNATAKPVPTVTITGRCDAESGRIRFVIRNSGTADMEQHELFRKFADGRLASKEQFRLAAGDSMVLWVPTMGYTWRLEADQPEGNGDNKLASVTVEACTDANAGTTVSSGLVNLMPTDDEEAEVSEECVLITDSFDPNDKLVTPVGRTEENYTPTNTALKYKIRFQNTGTDVAYRVVVVDTLSEHLDLSTLQVGAASHTHRLEVSGKGLPVLTWTFDNIMLPDSNANEPGSHGYIQFSIKPKADLPEKTTVENFADIFFDYNSPVRTNVTVNRIYDMPPVVDEAVRVNLEDVLATPAIAAFEPAAGKYGTEVTIRGDRFAGIAADNKVYLSGKAASVVSATNSELRVRVPEGAATGALKVITPDGGVTATETFEVYQPPVLSSFSPAEGMVGNIVNLHGQHLQPELIETVKLGNLNCEIVHHTGNLVSVKVPAGAATSAFTILTKGGNVESTSSYTVWYRPVISSLSEERGIVGSTFTIAGENFTADKARINVLFGLVKAQVLEASPQHLVVRVPEQAESNILIVETPGGPAFAQFEVIPGPRFTAMQPAQGSVGTVVEISGQHFGIMGLQDKIAFNGQEALVLEATGDRYKVKVPRGATTGKVQITGYGGKAYSTANFVVEDLTLPESVVISPNPSSGSFKLDLHRADFEVQQLQVYSSLGQLVLEQRITTPRPDLLQVQLRKSQSGIYLVHLHTDRGLLTFKLYVH
- a CDS encoding ABC transporter ATP-binding protein, producing the protein MKKINPNINRENKVIEISGLRKAFDDFEVLKGVDLDLYQGENLVVLGRSGTGKSVLIKIISGLLNPDEGMVRVLGQEVNTLKPKDLDQLRLKVGFSFQNSALYDSMTVYENLEFPLIRHAKDMGKSERDKRIQFILDGVGLLQTINQMPSELSGGQRKRIGIARTLILKPEIMLYDEPTAGLDPITCIEINALINDVQERFNTSAIIITHDLTCARSVGDRMVMLLEGQFQRQGTFEEVFNTDDERVKMFYDYNFVY